Below is a window of Oryza brachyantha chromosome 10, ObraRS2, whole genome shotgun sequence DNA.
CATGACAATGATCAATTATCTCGGTGCCCTTACCCCAATAATTGCATGGGGCTGGAGTGTCACATACATAACAGTGGCACTGCATTTGAAAAGCAAACAGTGAGATCATGTCAAAACAAAAGCAATAGGCTGCTCAGTTAGCAGATTCACTGCATCAAATTGGCATATGAGCAACCGCACCAGGAGAGGAAACCATTTGCTACTTACCATGCTACAATACTTCACGTGAGAAGTGGTGCCGAAGGGCAAGTTAGAACATAAATGGCGGGAATGAGGGAAGTCCCTGCATGCTACCTGCGGATAAATAGACAATTGCTAGCTaaggaaaataataaaagatatGAATGCTACTGCATGTACACTCCACACTGTGGTTTCTGTAGAAAATTGTGAAAACATACACTTTGTTATTGAACGTGACATGAACGGTACATATATTCATAGACAAAATAGGCAAGCATAGattggaaataaaataatatacacGCACTAAATCAACCTACTTCCGCACTACAAGTTGAATAATGTATTTTAACCATTTTGAATTTATTCAAATCTCAATTCCACATCACTGAGCATAGTAAATTGAATTGAAGTATGCAATGAGTAACTAATCCTATAATGCCACGCATGCGAATTGGGCACAATACAGCCATCCAAAGTTATAAATGGCGTATTGCGAACATTTTCTCCCAAATATTAGGGTGCCTGAACATTTCCATTTCATCTCTATATACATAGCCTCCAATATACCAGGGAGTTGCTTCAATTTCATGCACAGATGCAACAGTACACATCAAAATAGAAGGAAGCAAATACTGCATACCGGTCCTTTCTCCGCAACGATCTGCAATTCATCGGAGCTTCCATCTCCCTCACTCCCCTTCTCCcccgcgacggcggcaaccACGTCATCAGGGTCACCATCTAGGACCAcgcagtcgtcgtcgtcttcctcctcgccgcaaCCAGGCTTGCTCTTCTTCTGCTGCGCCATCGGCGGCGCCGACAGCTCACCCATCACCTCGAGGTCATCAAAGTCATCCGAAAtcgccctctcctcctcgccaaGAAGGTCCGCAATCCACCCAAGGGAATCGACGGGCGCCTTCTTGGTCGCCGCAAGCCCTTCCTCGTCGGAGCTGATATCCACAACATCAAACGCCGACGCCATCCACCACCCGAAACAACCGCACACCGCCGCTCTCCAAGAATCAGATTTCGCCCGGGATACCAAGAACTGGATCCAAACAAGTCGACGACCACCACGGATCCGGAACGAGAGACGGCTCCCAAGAAACTCCACCAGGAGCACGCCCTGCCCAatcggaaaaaaaaacgcgATCTTGCGCTGCACAAGCCACCgatcggccgccgccgctgccgccgccgagctgaAAAGGGGTTTTGCCGCCGGAAAAAAGGTCGAATTCCGGATCGATTTGGGCGGTGAAGAAAGCTCCCTgcaagcaaaacaaaaatcgTGAGAGGAAGAGCACGAAAAACCACTAATCACAGGAGAAATCGCTTTGCAACAAAGCCAAATCAACCTCCGACGCTCCGATTGAAGCAGCCGCAACGACTAGACTccaaaagcaaaaaagtctCGAGCCGAGCAAAATCGCCAGCCGAATCAGCCAGGAGTAGGAAGAAGAGAAGCgagctactactactgctaGTGCTAGTGCTACCTCAAGAAGAACCCCTCTTCTCCACCGTGGCGCCGACGAGGATGGGAGGGTGGCGATGATGAAGCCGAGACCTTTCTTCTTGCTCTCGCCGCATCCTCTctagtctctccctccctacCCCAACCGCGGACGGAGCGAGCATGGGAGCggaaagcagcagcaggagaagCTAAACTGCTCCTGGGGCGTGTGCGCGTGTGTGtgggggaaaagaaaaagaaataccgAGAGAAATTGATTTCTCGCGCTTAAAAATCTGGATTTTAATAGTACGTTTTATACATCGTCgtgatggtttttttttttttttggaaactatGGGCAAAAAGGCATTTGGTTTGCTTTTCTATAAGCGAAAAATTGGGGGTAGAGCGGTATCGGGTTACAGGGTTTGGAGCTCTGGGTTTGGATTGATTCGACATGGGCGGATGGCTTCGCTTTGACTTGACCTCGTGTTTAGTTCGCGGATAGGGTGGGATGTgtcaaatatatcattagatTGTGGGATATGTtagtcttaattttttttttggaaggagaattttttttaaaatattttaataaataattttattactaaacctcggaaaaaatatttttaccgtaTGAACATTTTAGGTATGACAAGACAACGCTGTCACACGGTGTGGTTGACATGGCAGGCTTCGCCACGTCACTGACAATGGCGTGACAAGCCTGCCACACCAAAAACTCTGCGTGACAGAGTTGTTTAGCCACGCCAATATTGGTGGCGTGACCAAAAGGTTTATccggtggaaatattttctcctAAGGTTTagcaataaatttatttataaaaaggtttaaaaaataaaaaatttcttggAGGGATGGCCGGATGGGTTGGACCATGTTTTGCGTTTGGTTGGAGGGATAAGATGCGATGGAGTGGATCTATCATATGTTTGGTTTGAGGGATGGACATAGGATGGCTAGATGtgattatatttctataatgaCTCGAATAAAATTACGAGATATTAGGATTAAGACGTgaataaactaaattattttttatgtatatttatacaaataatatatttaaaataaatttaataaatggagtggatatttcataattaataaatggATACATAGACGCGTAAATCTTTTGTGTATTctcgacaaaaaaaatttatatcacCCGGTAGCACATGCTCCTGCAGGACGCCTAGGATGAGTTGATCCCGCCGATTTGAAGGGATAGGTTAGATCCGAATCTATgagaaatatttcttttcgGGGTCTAACATATCCCACCCATCTCCAAACCAAACAGACTCAGCATGGAAGCTCGACAACTCGTTATTTTGCCAATAACTGATTATAAGCCATAgcaatttattaataataaaaaataagttataggTAAAAACATCATGTaactttattaatttaaaatcaataCTGGaaaaaactatgattaaaaaaccataaatcTACTCCACAATAAAGttatagaaattaaattttgacaataatttataattagaaaaacgtatttcatccattttaaaatttatagggattattttgttttggtaggataaaattttaaaaatttattttctctaaCGAAGCCAAatgcattatattttaaattttaaagtaaatggccggtccttaaacttatggcgtggtaccacttaggtttataaacttagaaaatacatgtttaagtccataaacttgttttaatgtactatCCAGATCCgtaaacttgttttaatgtactatCTAAATGTATCATTCAGTCTATGATTTTAGACGTTAAAACGAGTTTATAGacctaaacgtgtattttaACTTACCACGTGAGGGGCAGTTGGGTCAACTCTCAACGCTAATAAGTGTAATAGTTATCATATTAGGATGCATCTCCAAAAGATGCTGTAGTTGCGTAATCAGTTAGGAgtagttaaaatttagaaatgcaGCGTGCCCGTTCTGTTCACATAGGATTTCCAAGTTTATATCAGCCTTGTATTTTCCCTTcgagttatatttataagccaaaatttaaatttttaattttaaatgaaagTAGATTTTGAGTTCTTTATgtcctagtttattttttattttttaatcttaacttttagatcgctaaacatgtatatacaagttatctttataaattattttttatttttaaatatatcgtttgattttttttaaacaaacatCCTATTGTAGTAAATTACAGTTAAAATAGAGTAGTCAGAGCTAAGTGGGTTTGtgtataagatattttggcttttcttaaatttatataaatactaacgaacctatctatatatatatatacattttatattttatattgtaaaatattttagctatgCATAAATTGATCTATTTGATCTTtgtatatacatttatattcACTAGCATTTATGTAATTCTAGCAAATGCTACAAAatcttaaattataaaatgaacatacataatagtatgttggcttataaatgaattagaaaaaaagaacttgtAACGAGCATCGATTATCGTAAAAAAGGATATCACATTCAGTAAGAGCATCTGATTTGCATTAGTGGGAGCCACTCGCCTACCCTTCTATGCATACGTTTTATCTCTTTCGTCCTTAGTGGGTTTTAAGCatctaatttctttttatcttaaCATAACACGTAGTATGTCGACAATAAGATTTGTGTCCTTCGGACATGATTAGATAATGTTTCAGACAATCAATTAAAGAGTAGTCTTAAAATTTTGTCCGAAACAACAACCAAAGATGACCAGAGCATAATATGAGTTACAAAGAAGTGACGAATAATAAAACCATCTTTTCGTCCTGGTTAGCGAACGCgttattttttccttcaatatattgtttagcatatGTATAAACCGAAAAAATAACGCAATAGTTTATAGGTCACCCATTTGACTTGGTCAATGTGCCAAATAGACAATCTTTTTATATAGTGATGTCCATTTCGGGAGCCAATAATTTgtgtcaaaatatttaaacaccTGGTCGGAGTAACTTCTTCAAACACCATTGCCAAtttctttgaatttttagtttttttatttatgagaagaaaaaacaacagtGTCTCCCTTGCAATCTACCTTTAATCCTATTTGGAAGATTTTCTATCAAAATGTTCTAACGCCTCACCcagattataaaaatacataattatagaattcagaaaataaaataagctttttttaaaaaaaaaaccagcaTTTGGATTTTCAACGGCTGCTTGTCATAATCCTTTTTTCCCAAACACCTTTGCCAAAAAGGTTGAGTCGATGATCCACACCGTTGGTTTAGATGAACGGCTAGGATGAGCCAAGCCATTGGCCGTGGCATTCTGCCAaacacctcgccggcgccgccgtctcctcctcaTCCCGGCGAGCAAGAGCAATCCCCTCCCAGCAGCAATGGTGCATAGGTTCTTCCCCTGCACgtcctccgccccgccgccggccgagagCACCGGCATCGCCCTCGTCTCTGGTCCTCCTTGCTGGTACGCGCCTCACACTCCCGTtggctcgctcgctcgcaTCGCATCGCTCAGACGAGCTCCCTCTCCTCTACCGTGATGAGCTCACTCCACTTCGGGGCGCTGCAAACAGCGGGAAGACCTCGCTTCTCTTCCAGTTCGCGATAAACCGTGCGACGGAGAGTGGACGAGGCGTGGTGTTCATCTGCAGGAAGGGGAGACTGGAGAACAGCCCCCCTTTCTTGTCCCATGTGAGATGCCCTGCTCCGCTCATTCACCTGTTCATCATTTCTGAAGCTAAATCTTTTCCTCttattttttcctctctttttcagGGTATTGATCCGTCACACAGTGTGCTTCAGAGAATCCACATCAAGTATGAGCTCTCTCTGGGTATAGTTTACTAGTAtttgtgagagagagagagaaaaaaaaacttttgttgAAATGTGGATTCATAGTTCATTGGAAGTTTGATGGATGTTGGAAACTGATGGTCTGTGAAATTTGCTTGCTATTTTTCAGCTAACAATATGGTCTTTGATTGTGTTAATAATATGGCAGAACCTGATGGCTGATTCATGCTACTTCAAGATCAAAAGATGAGACTATGCTCAAACTTGGGTATTCTTTGCTTGTAGATACGTTGAAGATGATGAGGGTATCAGAAAGTACTTTGCTGCATTCCACCTGCTTGACAGCTTTCCTGCTGCCGTCATTGTTGATGATTTTGCAGATTTCTTCTCGGaaaggtatatttttttcctgttatCTTGCTTGATATTGACACTCATCTGTGTGCATCTCCAATTCCATGTTCCGTGAGACAGCGTGAACCTTCGTTATGCAATCCCCTTTCTGCGGATTTCATCATTCTAGATATATTTGTTCTCAACATCCCATATGAGAATTTGGGAAATTTTAGCTGTGATAATGATCTAAGTTTTTTTGTACAGAATGCTGCGTGTAGATTTGTCTCCCAGTTCTGTATGTTCCACTATTGATATGGTTATTGATTGCTTTACTGAAAGATGCATATAGACAACCTGTTTTCGCAATTTTACTTTAGGGACTATCTAATCTAAAGCACTAGGATTGATCCACATCAAAACAAGAACTTTATACACTACAGTAACACAATGACTAGTTCTGACCATGCTGAAACTACAATAGGAGCTGCCAGCAAAGATATGGAAATGCTAGGGCTCGGGATCTAGCAGTGATTCGCATGTTAGCTCTATGTCAAAATGCCATTACGCATGCCAAGTAAGTGATAGATTCAATGCCAgatctttaattaattttcgtCATGTTCCTTTGTTCCTTGGAATAAACATCTCAATCTCTATCCTAGTGCAAAGCTCGGAACCCCTGGGTCTTGTAATCTCTTGCTCTCTGATGTACATCAAGGTGACACCCCAAGATCCCTGTTCATTTACAAGAGATGGATAAGTTCAATATATACAATCCAAGGTAAATTCCGCCAGTTGGCATTTTAGTGttcaactatatttttttaaaagtaaaccTTTGTTTCTATTTTGCTTACCATCAGCTCTTGGTTTCATATTAAGATAGAAAAACTTTTGCACTTACATAGAAATCGTTATGGTTTGGAGATTTTTCTCATCTTTTATATCGAAGTGAAATTACAGTTCActccatttttttccatgtgaCCGAGTTATATCAGTTTCTGGTCTAAGACAGTTCCTGCCTTCCTGGCAGTTACTGTAAATTTCGTCTTGCTTTCTAGTATATGTTTGCATGATTTAGTTTACTTCCTTAGGTGATGGCCTAGGATCCTACATCCTCAAGAGCATTAACAGTTCAGAATGTGGGTCCAAAGGAAGAAGAGCCAAGTATTCAATAGCACTGCAATATCTAGTGCTTGAACATATTGGTTATGCATAGATCATGTTCTTTTGTTCAGCCCCAGCACCCCTAGATGTAGAATCATACCTTAGAGAAGCAGAACAAGAAGTCTGCAACAGCAGGCAGCAACTTATGAATGCATGAAGAGTATCAATTCCTACCGGCACAACTGTTGAGTTTGTTGTAAATGAGACTGCATGTTCACTTGAATGCTATTAGGTGAATAGATACTGTTCGGCTTTAGGAAGACACGATCTCCAGATAccccatttttatttttatccaggAAACCCAGTAACTGTTCCTTCTACATAGTAGTCAGATTAATATATACAGATTTGAGATTTAGTTTTTAGGAAATACGGCCGTTTTATCTCCCAGTAAATGTTTATTTGCTACCAAGTAATTTTGTTTGATTCTCCTtttgacaaaagaaaagaaaagggtgtGTGTGTTGGGGGGTCTCGAATTCTCTTCAATTCACTTCGAAAACAAGATGAATGTATGCCACAGTGAATCGAAATACACTGCTAAACCGACAATCTACGATTTCACTGAATAAAACCACCAGAAAGTTCTGGGATTAAAATTGAAACTGCGAGCAACATAATGGGCAGTTAAAGGGTGAAAGGCAAGCTAGATGAATCTTTAGAACCAGAATTCCACAAGAATCACAGATTAACTGGAAAATTATCCTGCTTATATGAGCAAATGGTGCATTCAGGGTTGGACTTGCAAAGTTCACCGAGGCCTGATGAGTTCCATCATCAGAGAAATCCATTATTTTCAATGTACCATGACTACATTTCATAAATCAGCATCGCTGAGAACCTTCTGTGGGAATTGCATATTTCAGTTCAGAATTGCAGAGAGAAAAATGCATGTACTGAAGGTTATTTCAGAGGCACGGGACTCATTAAGAGCTCAATAAAACAGTGCACACTCTACTTCCCCAACTAAAAATTAGTAATACACAAAATCATTGAGCAACCAGCCAACTCCCCCATGATCAAAGATGGGCCAACCTGCTCATAGATCTTTAACGATCTCGATGCCCATGGAGTTGGCTGTGCCAATGATTGATTTGCACAACGCCTCGACTGACATGTGCTTGCAGTAGGGGTCAGATTGCTTTAGCTTTGCTATCTCGTAGACATGGCGAAGCGTGAGCGATGACACCATGACATGACCTGGACGACTACTGGCGGTCTCAATCCCTGCTGCCTTCTTGAGGAACCATGCGACAGAGGGCGACTTGACTACGAACTCGAATGTGCTGTCCTTGTAAGCAGTTAAGGTAACCTGCATAGGAGTTTCTGCCTTGTACTTCTGAGTCCTTGCATTGAAATCTTTACAGAATGCCATCAAGTTCAGCCTATAGAAACCCAGCGCCGGACCAACTGGTGGCGCAGGGCGGGCAGCACCAGCCGGGACGATAAGGCGGATCGTTGCCAACACAGGCTTCCGTGCAACTGCATCTTTCAGAGTTGTTGCCATTGTTGTCTGACTTCCGAATATCTGCACTGAAACAAGAATCTCCATCAAAACCAGTAACGCTTTCAAAGAAAAGCAGCAGGAAATAAATGAAAGAGAATTCAGAGAAATATTTGGTGAAACTTGGAAGGCAAATTCAGTGGACGTAGGCTTCTATTATTGAATGAACTTGCCGTTAACTTAACAAGCTTCTAATGCCTCAAAGAACTTAAACTTCAGAAAGGAGTAATTTTCACATGGCCCTCTTACACTAGCAAATCATCTCTTCTCCCCTCTTCTCACCTCTATCTAGAAAGTTAAATCGGCACCAAACCCTGGCAGGTTCAGTTGAATCCCCATGCTTTttgggaacaaaaaaaatatatatatattattagtctgCCTTAAGGCTATTATTAAGGCAAATTAAGCCAGATCCAGAAGAGAACCTATCTAGGGTTGGTTCATGATGCAGGTTCATGATGAGAAAATAAGTGCGTGGATAGAGAGATGAGAAAAGAGGATGTGGGTggatggatgctcaccggtgagGATGAAGGACGACAGCGCCCCTGCTCGCGGGAgatcggcgcaggcggcgggaggagaagCCCGTCCTGGGCCGCCGCAAGGGAGAGCGCGGAGTCGGGgagctcggggcggcggcggcgaggagctccGGGATCGATCGATGTGCGAGAGACGGCGGTGTCGCCGTAGTTTCTTAGGGTTTAAGCTCAAGGCCCATCCGGCCCATTAGTGTTACCAGTCAACTCGATGATTTAGGCTACTTTACTGGAGCAGATTAAGATAAACGATTTTCCTTGTTTTctgtctaaaatataagcatatatttCTAGTATTCAGATTTTGTTTCACaagcatttttatatttactccTATGATTTTAATCATTCTAATGATTCCAGAGCTGATCAGATACTTAgtaagaaaattaatttaatttaaaactcaaaatttagcAGTGAAATGACTAAAAAGAAATCTTTTAACATCATCTTACATTCATGCTAAACAAGTTAGCTCATCCAAAACATAATTTCCACCACCCAGTTCGTATCCAACGGCCCAAAGCATCTATGGTGGTAATAATCTACAGGTGTTCAACGTAATTCGAATGTCACCAGATTCACATTCAAAACATATTCTGTGAGGTTCAAATAAACAAGATGATAGATTCAAACGAAAAAGAATACGGTGGTTCAAAAGCTGATAAGCCGACTATAAAAATTCCATCCCATTCCATTGTTTCAAATTAAGAAGATTACCATAAGCTGCTCTGAGAAACATATATCTCCGTTAGCGCATGAACATAAGGTAATCGTGAATTTTAGACACATTCTAGATTAATTCACATGTCTGCAAAGTCGAGCACTAAAGCATTGTATTCATCTCCAAAACAAATCGTATCCTCATTAGGAAGTTAGTAAGGCCTACAAATACAATAACAATGTCGAATTTGTTTACATCGACCAAAGCCCAGACGACTGCTCCCGCGAAGGAACCTTCTGTCTCCCATTATATATGCCTCCAAACGCTCAGCCAGCCCAGCCACCGGTAAAACACACTGCAGGGAGCAGTTCGCACAGGTGAAAATGAAAGTACAATGGGTTTCATCACTCTTCCGATGGTATCGTCTCGCCCATTTGGTCATCATCTCCAGGAAGCCCGAATATCCGTAGGTTACGGTCCATCGAACCTACGGCGATGTACTTTGCATCAGCGCCAAACTTGACATTGGTCACTCTCCCTGCGAAAGGTAAGCCACAGAAGTTAACAAGTTAGCTGAACTCGAGCACGGATGGCAACTGGGAATGGGGGCAGAAGGGGACAAACCTGTGCCTGATAAATCAGGTAAGGTCTTGACAAGATTCCACTCGAGCTTAACATTAGCTACTTGGTAAACCCTGAAGCCACAAATAGAGGTATTAAATATCTTGGTTTACGATATATAACAAGCACCAAGAGGTGGCAATTTGCaggttttaaaataataccTTGTATCTGAACCACCAACAGCTAGATAGCTTCCACTAAAATCAAATTCCACTGCAGGACATATGAAAAACATTTAGAGGCATCCTTCCAGCTACAACACTAAGCCAGAGTAACAAAATCCTCAAGAGCAACATATGTGTAGGGTGAACTACCAAAATAATCTGCCCTGTTTGCTATACCTATGCATATTGCACGTGTATCACTCACAATTTACAGTGATATTCTAAAGTTTTCTGCCGTGTTCTCCATGTGCACTGTTGAGTATGTACAAAGCTCTTACCAGAATTTGTCGGTGTGTCCGTGTCATACGGAGAGATGGTCctaaaatttcttaatttcCGAAGATCCCAAAGTTTGACGCCATCAAGAGCAGCAGTCTGTACagatatgataaaaatatcagAACAAAGAAATTCGATATTTTGCAGACTGCATTATGGAGATATGCATACCGCTAGGAAGTAACCATTTTCAGAGAAGGACATAGCAGTTACTGGTCCAACATGCCCCTCAAACTTTGCAACATTTGActagagacaaaaaaaaaaaagatgattgtTAGCAAGGTATTTCAAGAGCAGACAAGCTTGAATGTGTTTGACTCCATCAAAAACTTGAATGTGTTGCCAGAGTATCACACCTGTGTCTTCACATCCCAAATTTTGACAACAGCTTCAGTGGTCCCTGTACCCAGGATAAGACCATCTGGGTGGAAAGATGCAGATGTATATCCCTCTTCTCCTGAAGCCTCACCAACCTGGTAATAAAGATCGTCATTTAATTCATAAACATCTTGGGAGCTAACATAGAAAGCATGTGAGTGTGAACATGGCTGAATGGGAGCAAGAATGCATGTGTACATGAGAAAGATAATGGAATAAACCTGTGTGAGGCACGATCCTGTTGAAATATCATAGAAGCACCAAGTGTTATCCTTGGAAGCAGTCACAAAGTACTTCTGAGTCGCATGAACTGTAACAGCTTCAACCTGAGAGATTTTGAAAATCAGTTAAGTTTGAAACAACAGAATTTGCattaacattatttatattatatatatataatgtggtAGAAGTTTTAAAGGACTGCGGTGGAATTTTTCACATGTCTGGTAAGTAACTATAAAACATGAATGGACCAGAGTAGCTAACAGTAAAgatggaaaagaaaagtttGTTAGAGAACTGCATTCACAGTATGACTCTTTTATAGAAGAGTGTCCagttaaatatgcaaaaatgtGTTAGTAACATTTGTGACAGATCCTTGGTTGATCAAAAATTCGTAAATGTTTTCAAGTTTACTGTAGCAGATATATAAAAGGCACACAAAGGAAATATTAACCATACTCGTGCAAGAGAATACTCTATTGCCAAGAATGTGAATTTATTATCAGAAGAATAATCCACGCAATTGCTAACCTCGGCAGTATGATCTTTCAATGTATGGATGCAATTGTAGTTTCCCTCCTCACTTCCTTGCCAAATTCGAACAGtctgcatatttgcaaacaactCAGTGAAGAATAAACCGCAGAAACTAATCATCAGACAGTTGGAACAACAATGAAGTTAACACTTTTCAATCTGCTTGAGACCTAAAAAGAACGAGCACCTACATATGTTTCCCCCATTACCTCCATATCATATTGTAAGGCTTTCCAgccttacctagattcatcaattgatccatgtatataatttgtatatgtgtctagattcattagcattcatatgaatctaggcaaagcTAAAAGGTCTTgcattgtgaaacagaggaagtagaAAAGAACAGGAATAACATTAACAGCTCAatgaaaacataataaatttacatTGTCTTTGCATTTCAGAAGCTAATCCATCATAAGAACCTTGAATCAATAAGCTATTAAAATACTTAGGAACTTCCAAAAAAATAGCACTGATGCCAATCCTTCTTTACTACCATGGTATACTTCCACATCTCCATAATCCATGATACACTCTGATTTACAGCAAACAAGTGTGTTCCGACAGTCACTGGAAGATCATCCAGTGATTCCAGCCTAAGCAGTTCGTTCATTTGGGTGGACAGTCGACAGGTATTAGGATTTCACAAATTTGAACTACTAGTTGGTTTGTATTGGTTAGTTGGCTGCAAGCCAACAACCAGCAGCATAAGGAACATAGATATGGTCCATTTGGTTTGCAAACATGCCTGATCCAGTCAAGTATGAAGCTAAATGACACAATCAACTTGCTAGCAAATTCAGAACTTGATTATTGTACAAAtatcagagaaaaaaaggctTACCTTATCTGCCGATCCAGTTACAAAGAGCTCATCCCGAGGAACAAATTTCAAACTGGTTATCTACATACGAAGGTTCCAAGTtaagataaatttaagatttagaCTAAAATTCAATAGAGCgcatcaaaataaaatgaggGAAAACCTTCTTTGAGTGACCAGTAAGTGTGCACAAAATTTGACCAGATGGCCTGTCAAAAAGCACTGCATTTGTATCGATGCCACCGGTTGCAATAATGTCCTGTTAATTCAGAATAAGAACAAACTAAAATAAGCATTTTAAACACAGTTTGCCATAACCATCAAACTACTAACTTAAATCCCA
It encodes the following:
- the LOC102716627 gene encoding pre-mRNA-processing factor 19, whose translation is MICAISGEVPDEPVVSKKSGLLFERRLVERYIEDHGKCPVTKEELTMDDIVPVKTNKVVKPRPLQAASIPGLLGMFQNEWDALMLSSFALEQQLHTARQELSHALYQHDAACRVIARLKKERDEARALLAQAERQIPASMAGAAPTAVVSNGKRAFEDEIGPDGKKIRPGINPVMIDELTECNTMLSAHRKKRQVPPTLASIDAIEKHTQISSHPLHKTNKPGILSMDIHPSKDIIATGGIDTNAVLFDRPSGQILCTLTGHSKKITSLKFVPRDELFVTGSADKTVRIWQGSEEGNYNCIHTLKDHTAEVEAVTVHATQKYFVTASKDNTWCFYDISTGSCLTQVGEASGEEGYTSASFHPDGLILGTGTTEAVVKIWDVKTQSNVAKFEGHVGPVTAMSFSENGYFLATAALDGVKLWDLRKLRNFRTISPYDTDTPTNSVEFDFSGSYLAVGGSDTRVYQVANVKLEWNLVKTLPDLSGTGRVTNVKFGADAKYIAVGSMDRNLRIFGLPGDDDQMGETIPSEE
- the LOC102711378 gene encoding uncharacterized protein LOC102711378, translating into MVHRFFPCTSSAPPPAESTGIALVSGPPCCGKTSLLFQFAINRATESGRGVVFICRKGRLENSPPFLSHGIDPSHSVLQRIHIKYVEDDEGIRKYFAAFHLLDSFPAAVIVDDFADFFSERSCQQRYGNARARDLAVIRMLALCQNAITHANAKLGTPGSCNLLLSDVHQGDTPRSLFIYKRWISSIYTIQGDGLGSYILKSINSSECGSKGRRAKYSIALQYLVLEHIGYA
- the LOC102716349 gene encoding 54S ribosomal protein L19, mitochondrial; the encoded protein is MATTLKDAVARKPVLATIRLIVPAGAARPAPPVGPALGFYRLNLMAFCKDFNARTQKYKAETPMQVTLTAYKDSTFEFVVKSPSVAWFLKKAAGIETASSRPGHVMVSSLTLRHVYEIAKLKQSDPYCKHMSVEALCKSIIGTANSMGIEIVKDL